The Ziziphus jujuba cultivar Dongzao chromosome 1, ASM3175591v1 genome segment aaatttgaaattccatctatctttctctgtctctctctctctctcaaaatcAAGAGGAATCACGCCTGCCAaagcaaaagagagagagggaggggggTTGGGCTGTAATAAAgaatggagaaaaagaaaagaagcacATTGCCAACCCCATCTTCATTCACAAATTGAAGCAAAAAGGCTAAGCTTCTTCAATTCTCAACCCAAATGAAACTTCTTTGCTCTCTTTCTTCACCTCTTTCATACTTCAACTTCCTCTGTTCATGCAAGATCCAAAGAACTCGCACACAAGGTATGCCAACGTAAtgctctctctccctctccctccctctctctctctctctctctctctctctctctcacacacacacacacacacacacacacacacacacacacatacacacactcAACAACTGTCTCAATTGGTGATCACATTCACATAGTTTTGATGATGAGTCTTCAATACTTCTGATAAATAAACTTGGTCAATAGAGTTTGTAATTTATTCTCTTATGCTCTAATACTGTTCTCTTAGTTTCTTTCGATAAAGCAAAAGTACTGTgtgatcccaaaaaaaaaaaaaaaagtaatattaaaatttcttgTTTTCCTGATCCTCATTATAATTTTCTGCTTGGTAATCAATTACTTCTATCTGATTTGTTATATTCATCATATATTGATCGACACATACTAAACATGCTTTAAGTTGATGAAGAAATTCTGAGATTGATTGCACATGAAGCTTCTGTTGCTTGAATGTGGTACTTCCTAGGATCATATTCATGCAGGATGTTTgatgaggatcaagttttacgacacttcattttttttttttttttttttttgatagtgagagggtgagagagagagagagagagagtacagATTGAATTTGGTCCACCCTTGATTACAGGCCCACCTGTGGACCTCCTATTTGATTAGGCTTCCCTGGTTCGATAGAAACAAAGGATGGACTTAGTTGAGCCCACTTTGATTCGAACATGAGCTTCAACTTAATATAGCTTGTTGGGCTAAACCGGGATGATTAGAGATTGTTGCTAGCTTGAGCTTTGTCTAAATGTTCCATTCTAACGCTCTTCAAAATATTTGTTGATTCTAAATGTAACACAAaaggttttatttatattaaaaacatgTCACTTTCTTTATACATCATTTTCATAATTGATAAATAGGACCCCTCACCTATCATCCAATAACATTCCCTGAagcattacccaaaaaaaaaaagaaaaagaaaaaaaagacacaaCATTCCCTGGAGACCTATTCTATTATGAGAAAAGAGATTATGGAGGAGGATCATGTGAAATTGCTAACAAGGGATTTAATAGTTAGACCTAAGCCAACGAGTAGATATTTGCTAATTTCATTATTGAATCTAGGCGGTTAGAATTGGGCTTCTCTTCATTTATTGTTTATATCCTCGATGCTGTTTAGTCTCCTTGTAATATATGGGTCATCCAGCACATTTTATATTATAGTTTATAGAATTGGCTTTTCAAGTTTGGAAGTGACATAGATAGCATTGTTCAAGTTTTGGATTATATGCGTATATATTTTGGGAAACGCTCTACTGGGCATCATCACCCAGGAAGAATGGGATATAAATGATgataagtacatatatatatatatatatatatatatgtagtcttATTCAATTTCAAAGTCTAAATATTAGTACGTTACAATATAagaagttgttggttgtagaaAAGCCGGTTTCAAAAGGCCGTTTAAATTACTCCAtagacattttattttattttaattttggtaaaTACTCCATAAACATTAGGCAGAGTCTAATATTAGACATTCTGATTAACCCCAAGAATTTGACTTAGACCAAGTTGGAATATCGACAACCACGTATCCTTTGCGACAAACTAAAACCAGTCAGACTTCCTTTGATTTTGACGTTTTCTATACTCACAATATATGTTGtcaattatcatcatcattgtaTAGTATAGATTTCAGTTTTTTTTCTCTAACCCATCAGATGGTGAGTATTGAATTTGTCAAAGTCATAGTCCCTAAACTTGGCAACCCGTAACAGTGCTGTTGGCTTGGACAAGTTTAGaaggaaaacacaaaaaaaaaacaaaaaagcatccATTTTGGTTTCAAAGTTGGCTCCAAAGGCAAGGGAAGTTTTTAGTTTTAGATGACCAAACCAAAAGGGCACATTATTTAAAGCTTTCTTCGCAACTTGTGTTTAGTTAAAAATGaacatttgattaatttgtttgtaatatatatatatatatttatacatatatgtgcaATATGTATATAGAAAAGCATAgccatcttcttcatcatcatcatcaccataaaGAAATGAGGCATGACATGGGCTTGTTGTTGTACAGGAAGCCCTGGTATCAGAGAGCAATGGAGATGGCCAATGTTTGGAGAACCATTTCCAAGCCAACAGAAGTTCCGACACCGACAGCGAATGGAGCTGCTCTGTGGAAAAACATATCCAAAACCACAGAGATttccacaacaacaacaaaatgttCGAATAATAATGTCAATAGACAACAGAAACTAAGAAAATGTACTTCCCTCAAGGTGGCTACTTCATTCACCAGGGtttgtctttgtgcaccaataTCTTCCTACAATGAGGTTTTCAGAGCTGAGCTTCCACCAAGAAGAAGCAATAGTTATCCCAGATCCAAGCCATTATCGAACGCCAATGCCGCCCCACAGGAGAGGATTCCAAGTGCCAGACATAGTACAGAAGGGAGAAGAGTATTCAGGGGAAAATCTTTGACAGACGATGTCCTAATGAGGAGATTTGTTGTGGAAGAAGAAGCAATGATGCAAGTCAGAAGGAGAAACCAAATGGAAGTCATAAGGAGGAGAAGCATGATGAGAAGGAAGAAGCTTGGACCTAGTCCTCTTAGCAGAATGGTGATGgctg includes the following:
- the LOC107407071 gene encoding uncharacterized protein LOC107407071 isoform X1, with the protein product MKLLCSLSSPLSYFNFLCSCKIQRTRTQGMPTKPWYQRAMEMANVWRTISKPTEVPTPTANGAALWKNISKTTEISTTTTKCSNNNVNRQQKLRKCTSLKVATSFTRVCLCAPISSYNEVFRAELPPRRSNSYPRSKPLSNANAAPQERIPSARHSTEGRRVFRGKSLTDDVLMRRFVVEEEAMMQVRRRNQMEVIRRRSMMRRKKLGPSPLSRMVMAEEEEELEDEERNLVDELINI
- the LOC107407071 gene encoding uncharacterized protein LOC107407071 isoform X2; its protein translation is MQDPKNSHTRKPWYQRAMEMANVWRTISKPTEVPTPTANGAALWKNISKTTEISTTTTKCSNNNVNRQQKLRKCTSLKVATSFTRVCLCAPISSYNEVFRAELPPRRSNSYPRSKPLSNANAAPQERIPSARHSTEGRRVFRGKSLTDDVLMRRFVVEEEAMMQVRRRNQMEVIRRRSMMRRKKLGPSPLSRMVMAEEEEELEDEERNLVDELINI